Within Gammaproteobacteria bacterium, the genomic segment AAAGACAAAACTGCAAAAGGTCAATATCAGCAGGATTTAGCACAAGTCTTAATGCACAAAAATCACGACAATCTATTGGTTAATAGCTTTTTTGGAAAATCAAAATTCAATGTTTTTCGAGTCAAACAACTATCAGAGGAATTTAAAATGAATAAAGTAAATAAAATAACCCTATCATCAACATTAATAATACCTGCGATTATTCTAACCCTCCTATTGAGTATCAACTCAACTTCTGCAAAAAAGCTGGAAGAGGAACCTTTTGCCTTAGCAGATAACCAAGTTGATTTAATACTAAAATTTTCTCTCGAAACTAAAAACACGGACAATACAATTTCGACCAAAAGGATTGAATCAAGAGTGATAGCAAAATTTGGAGAGTTTACAGTATTAAGATCTGACAAGGCTGGTTTGGAAATATCGATAAAACCATCAAAATTGATGGAGAATCAGATATTTTTAGATACTAAAGTTACAATTATAAGCGAAGACGGAAATTCAATCCAAACTCCATCATTAATGACTACAAATGGTACAGAATCTAAAATAGTAATAGGTGACGGCAATAAAAACATGGAGTTAATTGTTTTACCTGTTTTTAATCAAATTAAAAAAAACTAATAGTGTTAAAGACTAAAAGTCTTTTTAATAAAGCCAATATTGCTGGTTAATACTGCAAAAACAAAACCAATAATCACTCCGATTGTGTTTGCCTGAAAATCAGCAATATCTGCCGAACGGAAACTGGTCATGGATTGAAGTAATTCCAGTAAACCGCCCATAATGATAAAAGCTAATGCATATAAATTTCTCACCCAAGCTTTGGTGTATAGCCATGTGAACCAAGCCATCAGGCTGGAATAAGCTAAAAAATGACCGATTTTATCGCTATTTTCGATTTTCGGCATGGCAGCATCAATTCGAATGAGAGATAGAGTAATGATTGTCACTACCAATAACCAGCCGATCAGGACTAAATATTTTCTAGAAATTTGCATAATTACTGAGCCAATATCTCACACAGAGTGGTTGCATCAATATTTCCACCACTGATAATCACTCCAACTCTACCTTTGTTTTTAATTTTGTTCGCTAGTAATGCTGCCAACCCCAAAGCTCCTGATGGTTCAACTACTATCTTCATTCGCATCAAGTGAAATCGAACAGCTTCAATAATTTCCTGTTCGGAAACCGTAACAAAAGCGTCCACATATTTTTTTATCAAACCAAAAGTCATATCGCCCAGTGAACTCGTTCGTGTTCCATCTGCGACGGTCGGAGGATTGGGTTTACTGACCAGTTTGCCGGTATAAAACGATTGATAAGCATCATTGGCTACTTCAGGTTCTACGCCAATCACCTGACAACTCGGGTTAACTCCCTTGGCAGCAATCGCAGAACCACTCAACAATCCGCCACCACCACAAGGTGCGAGAAGAGTGTCTATTTCAGGAACATCCTGCATCAGCTCCAAAGCAGCAGTTCCCTGCCCGGCGATAATATTTTCATGGTTGAACGGAGGAATCAAAGTGTAACCATGCTTGTTTTGAATTTCATTGGCAATTTTTTCACGAACTTCAGTTTCCGGGTTGTATAAAATCACATCAGCACCATAGTCTTTGGTCGCTTCCTGTTTTGACTTAGGGGCATTATTCGGCATTACTATTGTGGTTTTTATTCCCAACATTTTACCAACGAGAGCAACTCCTTGGGCATGATTTCCGGATGAAAAGGCAATCACACCACGAGATTTTTCTTCATAAGTAAGCTGAGAAATACAATTGTAAGCCCCGCGAAATTTAAAAGCCCCAACTCTCTGAAAATTCTCACATTTAAAAAACACCTCAGCACCCAACATTTTGTTAAGTGTTGATGAAGTCAACACAGGTGTTTTATGAGCCAAATTTTCTAAACGACTGGCGGCTTGCTGAATTTTCTTAAAAAAATCTGAATTCATAATCTGGAAAAAATTGATAAGTGAATACTTATACCAGAATTGTTGAAATCTACAAATATTTCATTGAACTAAACAACTATTGATCTAGAAAAAAGGTATCGTCATGCTGAATTTATTTTCAGCATCTCCCAAATATTTCGTAAATTAATTTAAAACTCATAAAGCTCCCCTTTTGAAAGAAGATTGAGGAGTATGTTCTATAAACACATTTGGAAACCTAGGTTCATTTGACTCGTTTAATTGAATGCAACAAACTTAAAAGGACTAAACCAATGCGGAGCGAAATTTGACATCAAGTATCAAAACGACTGTCCACCTATCAAGGTACAAAGCCCAAACAAGCCTTTCCATGGCCAATCCTGACCATGAAAAGACTAGTAGGTTAGCTCCAAATTAGGCATCAAAAAATGGAGTAATTATGAATGAACTCGTAGAAAAACTTACATTCGAGTGGAAAATACTTAAGTCAATAGCGAGAAGCCCTCTCGGAAAGATGGTTTTCCTAGTTCCTTTTTTACCTTTTGCGATTGATTTTCTAGACAATGTTGTTGGGACAATTGAGTTTATAGAGAAAGCTATTGATACGGATACGCTGTCAACATGGGTTGAAAATAATAGAAGAACTTTGATGACCATGTATCTCGGGCTGGGCTTCTTTCTACTCTCGCGCATTGTGTTTGAAATAGCGTGTCCAAAAAGTATAAAAATGCATGACGACTCAGATCAATACATAGTAGATATTTTAAATAAAATGAAGCTTTCTGAAGAAGTAAACGACTACGAAAGATACCATTATTTTAGGCGTCGTCTTGATAAATTCGAAAGGATAGATGTTCGATATGAAGAGAATGCAAAACGACTTCGTTTTATGTTATCAATTGGCTTCAATTGATATCAATATTGCTTCTTGTGTTTCCTCCCCTAGGTAAGTTCATTCGCATATTTTTCGACTATTTATGGCCATTTTAGTGGTATTAGAATAATGCCTAACAAGGTAATTTCACGCAGGTGGTGAATTGCGGCGTTATACAAATTGATTGCAGGTGAATAACAACTTGAAAACATTCTAAACCCCTATACAAAACTCCAAAAAAAGCTATACTGCAAAAATTTTCACAAAAACTGTTTCAATGAAATACATCATCGTTATTGCACTTCCTCATGAGGCTGAGGGTTTGGAAAAGTTTGCTCCAGTGGTTTATACCGGCGTTGGTAAGGTGAATGCCAGTATCAAATTGTATGAAGCGATTGTTAAATATCAACCGGATTTGGTTATCAATTATGGTACTGCCGGCGGGATTGCTGATTTGGTTGGTTTGCACAAAGTCGCTCATTTTGTGCAGGTGGATATGGATGTTCGTGGTTTGGACTTTCCTCGTGGAATCACACCGTTATCCGATGAAAAACTTCCCGAAAAGACAGGCATTGTCCTTGGAACCGGTGACAGTTTTATCACCAATGCGGAGAAGCAATTGGAAGGCTTGGGTGTGGATATTGATTTAGTGGATATGGAAGGCTATGCTTTGAATAAAGTTTGTGAGCATCATGGTGTGAAATTTGAGGCATATAAGTTTATTAGTGATAATGCCAATGAATCTGCCGGCGAAGACTGGATGGAGTCGGTTGCCAATGGAGCTCATTTGTTTGCCGATTTAATTGAAGAAAAATTTGGAATATCAACTTTGTTGAAATAAGGTTATAATAAGCGACTTTAAAAACGTCAGATAAGACATGCTTAAATCAATGACCGCTTTTGCCAGCGGAGATGTTCAGACCGAATTTGGCAGATTTACTTGCGAGATTCGCTCTGTCAATCAAAGATTTCTGGACATTGCTCTCAGGCAGCCGGATTTTTTGCGAAAAGCCGAAGGTGAGATAAGAAAACTGGTTGGAAAATATCTCAACCGGGGGAAAGTTGAGATTTTCATCAAATATTATCCCAATCCGGATGCGGATATTGAAGATTTGAGTATCAATATGCCATTACTGAAGCAATTGCTGGAATGCAGTAGCGAAATTCAAAATAAAGTCATCAATATCAATACCGATTTCAACACCATGGATTTGTTGAAATGGCCTCAAATCATTATTCAAACTCCAAAGAACACAGCAAAAATGGAACAATCTGCGATTGAGTTGATTGAGGATGTTGTTAAATCATTAATAGAAGCCAGAGTCAGGGAAGGCGAATCACTGAAAGCCGTATTGCTTGAAAAGCTGGATACTATTATCGAAACCAGAAATATTGTGGAAAAACACATTCCTGAAATTCAGCAAAGCCTGAAAGAACGCTTATTGGCCAAACTCGATGAAATGAAGATTGATTGCAATGAAGAGAGATTTGAGCAGGAATTGGCGTTATTGTTGCAAAAATCGGACATTATTGAAGAAACAGATCGTTTGAACACTCACATTCAGGAAATCCAAAGAGTGATCGATTTGGATGAACCTGTTGGCAGACGTTTGGATTTTCTCATTCAGGAACTGCACAGAGAGGCTAATACTATTGGTTCAAAGTCGGCAACTGTTCTGACTTCTCAATCCAGCATTGACATGAAGGTTGCTATAGAACAAATGCGGGAACAAATCCAAAATATCGAGTAAATATCATGAGCGGAAATCTGACAGGAACATTATTTATCGTCTCAGCACCATCAGGAACCGGAAAAACCAGTTTGGTGAATGCTTTGGTTCGGGATACAAATCATTTGAAGTTATCAATTTCCTCAACAACCCGAGCTCCGAGACCTCGTGAAATTGATGGTTATCATTATCACTTTATTGACGAAAGTAAATTCAAACAAAAAATCACAGCCGGAGACTTTCTTGAATATGCCGAGGTGTTTGGGAATTTCTACGGAACTTCACAAGAGTCCGTCGACAAAATGCTGAACGAAGGTCACGATGTGGTTTTGGAAATTGACTGGCAAGGTGCGGAGCAAATCAAAAAACGCCGACCTGATGCCATCAGCATTTTTATTTTGCCGCCAAGCATTGATGCATTAAAGGAACGTCTGGAGAACAGAGCTCAAGACTCCAAAGAAGTGATTGATGCCAGAATGAAAAAAGCCATCAATGAAATCTCACATTATCATGAAGCCGATTATTTGGTCATCAATGATGATTTTGAAGATGCTTTAAAGTGTTTAAAAACGATTGTGCGAGCCCACCGACTGGAAACAGCGAAACAAGCCGTCATCAATAAAAACATCATTAAAAAATTACTGAAATAACAGAAAAATTATGACAATTCTAAATATTGTAGAAAAATCAAATACCACTCCAATTGCAATAGTAGCCGTTGAAAAAAATCAATTTCAAAACTGGGTGAATGAACAGGATGAAGCCACTAAAAACATAATTGCTTTATATGATTTTGGTAATGTAGTAGGCAGTTCACTGTGTTTACTGGATTCAAAAGGAAAGTTGAAAAAAGTTGTTTGTTTAATTTCTGAAAATAACGACTTCCATGACTTTGCCAAATTACCGGGTGATTTACCTGCCGGTGATTATTTTCTGCAATCTGAAGATGAAAAATTGATTCACTCATGTGTTGTTGGCTGGGGTTTTGGTTGTTATTTTTTTGACAAATATAAATCTTCGGATCAGCCTAAATCTCAATTAGTTGTCAAAGGGCTTGCTACTAAATATCAAAAGGCACTGGAAACGGTTCAATCGACCTATCTGGTCAGAGATTTAATAAATACACCTGCTGATGACATGGGGCCAATAGAACTTTCGGAGGTCACCAGACAAATTGCCGAACAACACAATGCAAAATTCTCTGAAATTGTTGGAGAAGACCTTCTCAAACAAAACTTTCCGGCGGTGCATTTAATTGGCAGAGCTTCATTTAAAGAGCCCAGAGTTTTGACTATGGATTGGGGTAAAGATGGCGATCCATTTGTTTGTCTAGTTGGTAAAGGTGTTTGTTTTGATACCGGTGGTAACAATGTCAAACCGGCTTCAAGTATGCGGAATATGAAAAAAGACATGGGTGGAGCGGCTCATGTTTTGGGCTTGGCTCAACTGATTATGCGTTTAAATTTACCGCTTAAAATTAAAGTTGTCATTTCGGCTGTTGAAAACGCCATTGCAGGCAACGCTCATCGTCAAGGGGATATTGTTAAAACACGCAAAGGTTTAACCGTTGAAATTGGACATACTGATGCCGAAGGCCGAATGATTTTATCGGATGCTTTGACTTATGCCAGTGAATTCAACCCAAACTTGATTGTTGATTTTGCCACATTGACAGGAGCTGCCAGAGTGGCTTTGGGTGCGGATTTACCGCCGGTTTTTAGTAATGAAAGTGATTGCAATGTAGAAATCATGAATTGCTCAAACGAAGTCTTTGATCCGCTATGGCCAATGCCACTTTATCAACCTTATAAGAGCCAGATTACTCCCGATATTGCAGACTTAACCAACTCAGGTTCTGTTCCAATGGGTGGTTGTATTACTGCAGCCTTGTTCCTGCAAGAATTTGTTGGTGAAAATATTCCTTGGGTTCATATTGACACATTTGGCTGGTCAAATGGTCGTGTTGGGCATCCCAAAGGTGGAGAAGCATTGGGCATGATGGCAATGTTTAACTGGATTTGCAAAAGATATGGAGTTGAGTAATGGCAAGTGATTTTGAAACCGTCAAACTGCATTTTGGAAAAGGTGAACGCCCGGCAGAAATTTTAGGACATTTTGCCAACAGACACGGACTTATTACCGGAGCAACCGGTACCGGGAAAACGGTAACCGTTCAGGTTTTAGCCGAGAACTTCTCAAGATTGGGTGTTCCAGTGTTTGTTACGGATGTTAAAGGAGATGTTTCGGGGTTATCACAAGCGGGAAAAGAAAAAGAGAAATTAATCGCCAGAGCCGAGAAACTAGGTGTTAAAGATTATAAGTTTGAAGGCTCTTCGACCGTTTTCTGGGATATTTACCGAAAATATGGCCATCCTGTCAGAACTACACTTATGGAATTAGGTCCGATGTTATTGGGACGTTTTCTGGAATTATCGGATGTTCAAGAAGGCGTGCTTAATGTCGGATTTAAAATGGCACAAGATGAAAAGCTCGCTTTGCTCGATTTAAAGGATTTGCAACAGCTTTTGTCCTATATGGGCGATAATTATCAGGACGTTTCCAACAAATACGGACGTGTTACCAGTTCATCCATTGGAGCGATTCAACGTCGCTTGTTGAAGTTGGAACAACAAGGTGCGGAAATGCTCCTTGGCGAACCTGCCATTGAATTATCCGACTTGATGAAGCAAGATTTGTCAGGAAACGGCATCATCAGCATTATGGACTCCAGAGATCTCATCCAGAATCCACAAATGTATGCCACATTTATGCTTTGGCTGATGACAGAATTGTTTGAATCTTTGCCTGAAGTTGGCGATCAACCATTGCCGAAGTTGATATTGTTCTTTGATGAAGCCCATTTAATTTTTAATGATGCCCCAAAAGCGTTATTGCAAAAAATTGAGCAAGTTGCAAGATTGGTTCGCTCTAAAGGTGTGGGAATCTATTTTTGCACGCAATCCCCAGGTGATGTTCCTGAAACAATTCTCGGACAATTGGCAAATAAAGTACAACACGCCCTTCGATCCTATACTCCCAAAGACCAAAAAGTGATTCGGGCAGCAGCCGAAAGCTTCAGACCGAACCCCAAGTTTGATACCGAAGAAGCAATTACACAGCTCGGAGTTGGTGAGGCTTTAGTTTCAACTTTGGACGAAAACGGAGCTCCTTCGGTTGTTGATTGGGTTAAAATTTCTCCTCCTCGTTGTCGGATGGGACCTGCAAATGATGAAGAAAGGAAAACGGTGATGTCACGATCTCCAATAGGAGATAAATACGACGATGATATGGATAAAGATTCTGCATTTGAGAAATTGCAAAAACGCCAGGAACAAATCGAAAAGCAGAAGAAAGAAGCCGAAGAAGCACTTGAAAGAGAAAAAGCAGATCAAAAGCGGGTCAGGGGTCGCAGAGGTGATACTTTCATTGAAGCTGCCGGAAAAACGGTTGTCAGAAGATTTGGCACTAAAATCGTTAATGCTTTGTGGAAAAGTTTTTTTGGGAAAAGGTAGAGTGTTACAATAGTAAACAAATGTTACAAATGAGTGGTGCTTTGCAAAAATAAGTTGTTAACTATGGTAAAATTCGCTTAAGTATAACTATAAAAATATGACTATGGCAAAAGGGACATCACTTCAAGATCCATTTCTGAACGCACTGAGAAAGGAAAGAGTCTCGGTTTCTATATTTTTACTGAATGGTATTAAACTGCAAGGTGTGGTTGAGTCATTTGATCAGTTTGTAATTGTTCTCAACAACAACAATACCAATCAAATGGTTTATAAGCATGCCATCTCGACAATTGTTCCGGCAAAGTTAATTGATACGCATAAATTCGAAAATAACAGCTAATTTTCTGAGATTTTCCTTCGGTACTTCAAATTAAAACACACTTTAGTTCGTATCGTTTATAATACGACTTTGTTTAATCGTACCAATTAATTTGTTAGATCAGGAAC encodes:
- a CDS encoding M56 family metallopeptidase; its protein translation is MLALVSWLIPYGVLDEVFAENSLLTVKIVSEFSQNLKQATNIPSLETNLISFKNVFYLLLLSGLILFLVDIIRYKQKTRKVELRSKYLYATESIRVFLIPDSDEIFTVGFFKPKIFVGEKYTKLKEFESIILHETQHVLHKDSLWLILITFIQRLMWWNPLVLLLAKRSREYIELSCDSACKDKTAKGQYQQDLAQVLMHKNHDNLLVNSFFGKSKFNVFRVKQLSEEFKMNKVNKITLSSTLIIPAIILTLLLSINSTSAKKLEEEPFALADNQVDLILKFSLETKNTDNTISTKRIESRVIAKFGEFTVLRSDKAGLEISIKPSKLMENQIFLDTKVTIISEDGNSIQTPSLMTTNGTESKIVIGDGNKNMELIVLPVFNQIKKN
- a CDS encoding VanZ family protein, with product MQISRKYLVLIGWLLVVTIITLSLIRIDAAMPKIENSDKIGHFLAYSSLMAWFTWLYTKAWVRNLYALAFIIMGGLLELLQSMTSFRSADIADFQANTIGVIIGFVFAVLTSNIGFIKKTFSL
- a CDS encoding threo-3-hydroxy-L-aspartate ammonia-lyase; amino-acid sequence: MNSDFFKKIQQAASRLENLAHKTPVLTSSTLNKMLGAEVFFKCENFQRVGAFKFRGAYNCISQLTYEEKSRGVIAFSSGNHAQGVALVGKMLGIKTTIVMPNNAPKSKQEATKDYGADVILYNPETEVREKIANEIQNKHGYTLIPPFNHENIIAGQGTAALELMQDVPEIDTLLAPCGGGGLLSGSAIAAKGVNPSCQVIGVEPEVANDAYQSFYTGKLVSKPNPPTVADGTRTSSLGDMTFGLIKKYVDAFVTVSEQEIIEAVRFHLMRMKIVVEPSGALGLAALLANKIKNKGRVGVIISGGNIDATTLCEILAQ
- a CDS encoding 5'-methylthioadenosine nucleosidase translates to MKYIIVIALPHEAEGLEKFAPVVYTGVGKVNASIKLYEAIVKYQPDLVINYGTAGGIADLVGLHKVAHFVQVDMDVRGLDFPRGITPLSDEKLPEKTGIVLGTGDSFITNAEKQLEGLGVDIDLVDMEGYALNKVCEHHGVKFEAYKFISDNANESAGEDWMESVANGAHLFADLIEEKFGISTLLK
- a CDS encoding YicC/YloC family endoribonuclease, whose translation is MLKSMTAFASGDVQTEFGRFTCEIRSVNQRFLDIALRQPDFLRKAEGEIRKLVGKYLNRGKVEIFIKYYPNPDADIEDLSINMPLLKQLLECSSEIQNKVININTDFNTMDLLKWPQIIIQTPKNTAKMEQSAIELIEDVVKSLIEARVREGESLKAVLLEKLDTIIETRNIVEKHIPEIQQSLKERLLAKLDEMKIDCNEERFEQELALLLQKSDIIEETDRLNTHIQEIQRVIDLDEPVGRRLDFLIQELHREANTIGSKSATVLTSQSSIDMKVAIEQMREQIQNIE
- the gmk gene encoding guanylate kinase, translating into MSGNLTGTLFIVSAPSGTGKTSLVNALVRDTNHLKLSISSTTRAPRPREIDGYHYHFIDESKFKQKITAGDFLEYAEVFGNFYGTSQESVDKMLNEGHDVVLEIDWQGAEQIKKRRPDAISIFILPPSIDALKERLENRAQDSKEVIDARMKKAINEISHYHEADYLVINDDFEDALKCLKTIVRAHRLETAKQAVINKNIIKKLLK
- a CDS encoding leucyl aminopeptidase family protein, yielding MTILNIVEKSNTTPIAIVAVEKNQFQNWVNEQDEATKNIIALYDFGNVVGSSLCLLDSKGKLKKVVCLISENNDFHDFAKLPGDLPAGDYFLQSEDEKLIHSCVVGWGFGCYFFDKYKSSDQPKSQLVVKGLATKYQKALETVQSTYLVRDLINTPADDMGPIELSEVTRQIAEQHNAKFSEIVGEDLLKQNFPAVHLIGRASFKEPRVLTMDWGKDGDPFVCLVGKGVCFDTGGNNVKPASSMRNMKKDMGGAAHVLGLAQLIMRLNLPLKIKVVISAVENAIAGNAHRQGDIVKTRKGLTVEIGHTDAEGRMILSDALTYASEFNPNLIVDFATLTGAARVALGADLPPVFSNESDCNVEIMNCSNEVFDPLWPMPLYQPYKSQITPDIADLTNSGSVPMGGCITAALFLQEFVGENIPWVHIDTFGWSNGRVGHPKGGEALGMMAMFNWICKRYGVE
- a CDS encoding helicase HerA-like domain-containing protein, which produces MASDFETVKLHFGKGERPAEILGHFANRHGLITGATGTGKTVTVQVLAENFSRLGVPVFVTDVKGDVSGLSQAGKEKEKLIARAEKLGVKDYKFEGSSTVFWDIYRKYGHPVRTTLMELGPMLLGRFLELSDVQEGVLNVGFKMAQDEKLALLDLKDLQQLLSYMGDNYQDVSNKYGRVTSSSIGAIQRRLLKLEQQGAEMLLGEPAIELSDLMKQDLSGNGIISIMDSRDLIQNPQMYATFMLWLMTELFESLPEVGDQPLPKLILFFDEAHLIFNDAPKALLQKIEQVARLVRSKGVGIYFCTQSPGDVPETILGQLANKVQHALRSYTPKDQKVIRAAAESFRPNPKFDTEEAITQLGVGEALVSTLDENGAPSVVDWVKISPPRCRMGPANDEERKTVMSRSPIGDKYDDDMDKDSAFEKLQKRQEQIEKQKKEAEEALEREKADQKRVRGRRGDTFIEAAGKTVVRRFGTKIVNALWKSFFGKR
- the hfq gene encoding RNA chaperone Hfq; amino-acid sequence: MAKGTSLQDPFLNALRKERVSVSIFLLNGIKLQGVVESFDQFVIVLNNNNTNQMVYKHAISTIVPAKLIDTHKFENNS